One Candidatus Bathyarchaeota archaeon genomic region harbors:
- a CDS encoding aconitase X catalytic domain-containing protein: protein MVHLTTEEEKILNGERGWAYQVAMKILVKLGDLYGAKRLIPIRSAHVSGVSYKTIGDAPIEFLRNLFESGAIAEVETTTNPAGFDSMRLDEFNFSESILEKQLEVIRVYEGMKFLPVLTCTPYYLRRPRKGSHLAWAESSAVVYANSILNAWTNREGGPSALAAALIGKTPDYGLHRPENRRPEIGVDVNVKLSNEAEFGALGILLGKVVRDKIPVFKGLPSLEEFCLKQMGAALASSGMVSFFYPSYLQVEEFSISDTLSVEAKELNETFERLSTTDEEPDMIFIGCPHSSLHELETVAFLLRGRKVKRGVRLWVCTSRYIKNAASAYVSQIEAAGGKVICDTCAVVTWLKEMGVQTLMTNSAKTAYYAPNMCKVGVRFASLQECINKACSGS, encoded by the coding sequence ATGGTGCATCTAACCACCGAGGAAGAGAAGATATTAAATGGGGAGAGGGGGTGGGCCTATCAAGTAGCGATGAAGATCCTCGTCAAGCTTGGAGACCTGTATGGTGCGAAGAGACTAATACCCATACGGTCTGCCCATGTTTCAGGCGTCTCCTATAAGACTATAGGCGATGCGCCGATCGAATTTCTCAGAAACCTATTTGAGTCCGGAGCCATTGCTGAAGTTGAGACCACAACTAATCCAGCAGGCTTTGACAGCATGCGGTTAGATGAGTTCAATTTTTCAGAATCGATACTTGAAAAGCAGCTTGAGGTAATCAGAGTATATGAGGGAATGAAGTTTCTTCCAGTTTTAACCTGCACACCATATTACTTGAGGAGACCCAGAAAGGGTAGCCACCTTGCATGGGCAGAGTCATCCGCCGTAGTTTACGCGAACTCTATACTTAACGCATGGACTAACCGTGAGGGTGGACCGAGCGCGCTTGCAGCAGCTCTTATTGGAAAGACGCCGGACTATGGTTTACACAGGCCTGAAAATCGGAGACCGGAAATAGGCGTTGATGTTAACGTAAAACTCTCAAATGAGGCTGAGTTTGGTGCTCTTGGAATACTCCTTGGAAAGGTTGTAAGGGACAAGATCCCGGTGTTTAAAGGCCTTCCAAGTCTAGAAGAGTTCTGTCTAAAGCAGATGGGGGCGGCGTTGGCTTCTTCTGGAATGGTCTCATTCTTTTACCCCTCATACTTACAGGTCGAAGAGTTCTCAATATCAGATACTCTGAGTGTTGAGGCCAAAGAGTTGAATGAGACTTTCGAGAGGCTATCAACAACTGATGAGGAACCTGACATGATATTTATAGGATGTCCTCATTCTTCGTTGCATGAACTAGAGACGGTTGCATTTCTTTTAAGAGGCAGAAAAGTGAAAAGAGGTGTTAGGCTATGGGTATGTACTTCTAGGTACATCAAAAATGCCGCGTCAGCATACGTAAGCCAGATCGAGGCTGCTGGCGGAAAAGTTATCTGCGACACATGCGCGGTCGTAACATGGCTTAAAGAGATGGGTGTGCAAACGTTGATGACAAACTCTGCCAAGACGGCATACTATGCACCAAATATGTGTAAGGTTGGGGTTCGTTTTGCCTCGCTCCAGGAATGTATAAATAAGGCATGTAGCGGGTCTTGA